Proteins from a single region of Argiope bruennichi chromosome 6, qqArgBrue1.1, whole genome shotgun sequence:
- the LOC129972703 gene encoding pre-mRNA 3'-end-processing factor FIP1-like → MATDVPPDDDDAWLYGDNNAEEQRKEEINAIFDRATEEVVVPGEENIITTNGDTEPPVVDKESDIPGEENEKIQENEEEKDSDEDEDSDDDVQVTIGDIKPATTPYPYGGTPVNLNIKRGAGFAGGAGVNASSKTKGIDLETVGLINGVSMYEFNLDSIEDKPWRKPGADITDYFNYGFNEDTWKAYCEKQRKLRLDNNIAPKAVQIIPGKDQQIPIATVNENSKYSGIGTGAKKAGPPPGRRMSGSIDVICGANSSRRSGNAKENVIQVIGRDVFDSSLPPGLPPTHIPPPFIPPNLSVPPPGIPPGIPPPNIPPPPGTIPGHVPFPDLYGNPIFSQPPPPVGSVNVDSNSQYDEQFFTGNSSRPFDANSESQHSWTNSPHRERDRDRDRDRDRERERDREGRRDRDKDRDHYWDERSRERGSSRMSTEDDYKRRDREDYDRRRYRDYRERRDKDRYDRDYDRDYDREYYERDRERDSRERDRERRHRDRDKDRDDRHKERSSRRRHHHDEEEEHHSSRHKHKKSKRDKDDSSVILDGNDSTQPEIEEEEK, encoded by the exons cctCCAGTGGTTGATAAAGAAAGTGATATCCCTggagaagaaaatgaaaagatacaagagaatgaagaagaaaaagattCAGATGAGGATGAAGATTCAGACGATGATGTCCag GTTACCATTGGGGACATAAAACCCGCAACCACTCCCTATCCTTATGGTGGAACTCcagttaatttgaatattaaaagggGTGCTGGCTTTGCTGGTGGTGCTGGTGTTAATGCTAGTTCAAAAACAAAAGGAATTGACTTAGAAACTGTAGGTCTTATTAATGGAGTGTCTATGTATGAATTCAACTTAGACTCCATTGAAGACAAGCCATGGAGAAAACCAGGTGCTGAcattacagattattttaattatggttTTAATGAAGATACTTGGAAAGCTTACTGTGAAAAACAACGCAAACTGCGACTTGATAATAATATAGCTCCAAAG GCTGTACAGATAATTCCAGGAAAAGACCAACAAATACCAATAGCCACTGTAAATGAAAATAGCAAATATTCTGGCATTGGGACTGGCGCTAAGAAAGCAGGGCCACCACCTGGCCGCCGTATGTCTGGTAGTATAGATGTCATTTGTGGAGCTAATAGTTCTAGGCGTTCGGGAAATGCCAAGGAAAATGTAATACAG GTGATCGGAAGAGATGTATTTGATTCTTCATTACCACCTGGCTTACCTCCTACCCATATCCCTCCACCTTTCATTCCTCCTAATTTATCAGTACCTCCTCCAGGTATACCACCAGGCATTCCTCCTCCAAATATTCCACCACCTCCTGGTACAATTCCTGGGCATGTCCCATTCCCTGATCTTTATGGAAATCCAATATTTTCTCAGCCACCGCCACCTGTTGGAAGTGTTAATGTAGATTCAAATTCTCAATATGACGAACAATTTTTCACTGGCAATTCATCTCGTCCATTTGATGCAAATTCTGAATCACAGCACAGTTGGACTAATTCACCTCATCGTGAAAGAGATAGGGACAGAGATAGAGATCGTGACCGTGAAAGAGAGCGTGACAGGGAAGGCAGAAGAGATCGTGACAAAGATAGAGATCATTATTGGGATGAAAGAAGTAGAGAACGTGGTTCTAGCAGAATGTCTACTGAAGATGACTATAAAAGAAGGGATAGGGAAGACTACGATAGAAGACGTTACAGGGACTACAGAGAAAGACGCGACAAAGACAGATACGACAGAGATTACGATCGAGACTATGATCGTGAGTACTATGAGAGAGATCGTGAGCGTGACAGTCGTGAGCGAGACCGAGAAAGGAGGCATCGGGATCGAGATAAGGATAGAGATGATCGGCACAAAGAAAGGTCATCTCGGCGGCGGCATCATCATGATGAGGAAGAAGAACATCATTCATCGCGGCATAAACACAAAAAGTCTAAGCGGGATAAAGATGATTCATCTGTTATTTTGGATGGAAATGACTCCACTCAACCAGAAATTGAGGAAgaggaaaaataa